CGGGTGGACCTCACCCTGCCCCTGGCCTTCGCGGCGGTGCGCGCATACCTCGACGGGAAGAGCGAGTCCCTCGAGCGCGAGGTGCGGTATCGTGCGGCCTTGGCCTTTCGCCGCGAGAAGCTCATCCCGCGGATGATCGAGCGGATCAAGCAGCTCTTTGACATCGATGACGGTGATCGTGGCGCGTAACGCCTCCGGCCGGACGCGTGGATTCCTCGCCTCCGTGGCGCTCGAGCTCGCTCCCGGGGTGTACTGTGCGCCACGAATGTCGCCTGCGGTACGGGAGCGCGTTTGGGAGGTGCTTCGGGAGTGGTTTCCGCACGAGCGGGACGCTTCTCTCGTCCTTCTGTGGCGCGAGCCGAGGGTTCCCGGAGAGATCGCGGTGCGGACGCTTGGCGTCCCGCCGGTTGCGCTCGCCGAGGTCGATGGGCTGGTGTTGAGCCGTCGCAGCGTCGAGGAGGCCAGAGGTGGATCGCCCGAGTAGGGCAGAGTGGGTTTTCCTCGGTAAAGACAATCACTTAGGATCTAGGGTCTCCCCCGCGCACGCGGGGATCGACCGTCCACGCCGGCACTACTGTGCCGAGCGTCTCGGTCTCCCCCGCGCACGCGGGGATCGACCCCCAGCGATCCACTCGCCTGCCATCGGGCGGTAGTCTCCCCCGCGCACGCGGGGATCGAC
This genomic window from Dehalococcoidia bacterium contains:
- the cas2e gene encoding type I-E CRISPR-associated endoribonuclease Cas2e, coding for MTVIVARNASGRTRGFLASVALELAPGVYCAPRMSPAVRERVWEVLREWFPHERDASLVLLWREPRVPGEIAVRTLGVPPVALAEVDGLVLSRRSVEEARGGSPE